In Phycisphaerae bacterium RAS1, the DNA window GTTTCCGCCCGCAGGCCGATGAGTTGCTCGGCGCCGCCTCCGCCGCCTGGTCGGTGCAGCGCATGACCCCGGTCGACCGCAGCATCCTCCGCCTGGGCGTCTTCGAACTCATCAATCGCCGCGACATCACCCCCGCCGTTGCGATCAACGAGGCGATCGAGATGGCCCACGCGTTCGGCGGCCCGAGTTCCGCGGCGTTCATCAACGGCGTGCTGGATGGCGTGCGAAAACGTGTGATCAGTGCCGGAATTTCCGAGCCGCGACCGTGAGGGAGCGGTTCTGCGAAAACCGCACGCGTCGCGGATCGCGCCGCCGGCGCTCGCACGCATGCCCCGGCCGCGAAAAGCATGTAACATAGCCCGCGCATGGAAACGCCGCTTCCCGCAGAGCTTGAGCCGCGCCAGGCCACGCTCGCCGACCGTCGTCGCATGACGCCCGTGAGCCGGCAGGCGGCTCGAACGGCGTTCTGGCGGATGCTGGCGCTGACCTGGCCGCATCGCAAGCCGATGACCTGGGGCGTCGTGCTGGGGCTGGGCGTCGCGCTCACCTACGCCACGAGCCTGGGCGGACTGCTGCCGGTCCTGAAGGTCATCGTCGAGAAGCAGAATCTGAACGCCTGGCTGCTCGAGCGCGCGGCGCACGCGGAGCAGCGGCAGGCATTCGGGGCCGCTGCGCTGAAGTGGCTGGCCGGCTTCTTCCCGGCGGGCGATTCGGCCGCCGCGACCATGAACACGCTGCTCGTGCTCATGGGCGTGCTCCTGGCGATCAACCTCGTCGGCAACGTGCTGCGCTGTATCTCGCAGTACCTCGTGCTCTACGCCTCGCACCGCTCGATGATGGACCTGCGGCGGCAGATGTACCGCAAAGCGCTGCGCGTGCCCATGTCCGCCGTCAGCGGCGACCTGAGCGCCACCGTCAGCCAGTTCATGTCGGAGCAGCGCGAAATCTTCATGGGCGTTACCACGCTCTTCGGCAAGGTCGCACGCGAGCCGCTCAAGGCCGTCTGTGTGCTCGGTGTGGCGCTGGCGATGGACGCACGGCTGACGCTCATCGCGCTGGCGATCGTTCCGCCCGCCGTCGGCCTGCTGTGGTACTTCGGCCGCAAGGTCCGCAAGGCGACGGTGCGCCTGCTGCAGGGATACGGGCTGATGCTCGGTGCACTGGAAGAAACGCTGCAGGGCATCGCCGTCGTGAAGGGCTACGCCCGCGAAGGACACGAACGCAAACGCATGTGGGCCCTCGAACGCCGCATGCTCAGCCAGCAGCTCAAGCTCTCCTGGATCGAGGCGATTTCTTCGCCGCTGATCGAAGTCGTGGGCGTGCTGGCGGCGGCCGCGGGCGTCATCTGGCTGGCGCAGCGCACGTTTGGCGGAGAAATGAGCACCAGCCAGTTCGGCACGATGGTGGTGCTGCTGGCGGCCATGCTCGATCCGATCCGCAAGGTGGCCAACGTCTACAACATGGTGCAGCGCAGCGGCGCGGCCGCGACGCGCGTCTTCGCGTTTCTGGATCAGCCGGAGGAGCACTCCCCGCCGTCCGCGGCCGGGCTTCCGACGGCGGCGCCGCGGCCGCGCGAGGTGCGCTTTGAGCGCGTAGGCTTCCGCTACCGCCCCGACGCGCCGCCCGCCCTGCAGGATGTCTCGCTCAGCGTGCGCCCCGGCGAGTGCGTCGCCGTCGTCGGCCCGAACGGCAGCGGAAAATCGACGCTGCTTCGAATTCTGCCGCATCTGCTGGCCCCGCAGGAGGGGCGCATTTTGATCGACGGCATCGACACGCGCGACCTGAGCCTCAAGGCGCTGCGCGAGCAGATCGCGATCGTCGATCAGCGCCCCGTCATCTTCGCCCGCTCGGTCGCCGAGAACATCGCCTATGGCAAGACGGACGCGTCGCTCGACGAAATCCGCGACGCCGCCCGCCGCGCCTACGCGGCCGATTTCATTGAGCAGCTCCCGCAGCAGTACCAGACGATCGTGGGCGAGTTCGGCGCGACGCTTTCCGGCGGCCAGCGGCAGCGGCTGTCGATCGCGCGCGTCTTCCTGAAGCCCGCCAGCATCCTGGTCTTCGACGAGGCCACCAGCGAAATCGACGCGGAAAGCGAGCGAAAAATCCACGCCGCGCTCGACGAGCTTCGCCGCGGCAAGACGACGTTTCTGATCGCGCATCGCCACACGGTGATGGAGATGGCCGAGCGGATCGCGGTGATGGACGCCGGCCGGCTGATCGACTTCGGCACGCGCGAGGAGCTGCTCTCGCGCTGCCCGCTGTTTGTCGCGCTGTATCGCTCGCCAGGGGCGTAGGGCGTAGTGCGTAGGGCGTAGTGCGTGGGTCGTGGGGCGTAGGACGGTGCATCCGATCGCCGGCGTTTTTCCGAACCCGCCGCGCCAAGCGGCGGGGTGGCGTCCCGGCCTGTTTGGCGCCGCTTCTTCGGTTCGTCACCCCGCCGCTTGGCGCGGCGGGTTCGGACATGCACGCCCGCCGAGCTGCTTCTCTCCGCGCCCTTTCCGCCCGCCGGTGTTTCCCCTAAATTCCCGGTTTCCACAGCATCCGGGAGACACGATGACGACGCTCGCTCATACCCTCGCCGACCGGGCGAAAAAGCTCCGATTCGAAGACCTCAGCCCGCACGTGGTGCACGAGGTCAAACGCCGCATTCTCGACTCGATCGGCTGCGCCCTGGGCGCGTGGACGAGTCTGCCCGCGAAGGTCACGCGCAAAGTCGCGCAGGACATCCCGATCAGCAACGGCGCCGGCATCTGGGCCTCAAAACACCGCACCACTCCCGACTTGGCCACGTTCACCAACGGCGCCCTCGTCCGCTACCTCGACTTCAACGACACCTACCTCAGCAAAGAGCCGGCCCACCCCAGCGACAATATCCCCCCCTGCCTGGCCGCCGGTCAGGCCGCCGGCTCGTCACCGAAGGAGATTATCGCGGCCATCGCCCTGGCCTACGAAGTTCAGTGCCGTCTGTGCGACGCCGCATCGCTCCGCAAGCATGGCTGGGACCACGTCTACTACGGCGCGCTCTCGTCGGCCCTCGCCGCGGCGAAGCTCTACGGCCTCTCGCCCGAGCAGATGGTCCACGCCCTCGGAATCGCCGGCGTGTGCAACTTCGCCACGCGCCAGACGCGCACCGGCCAGCTTTCGGCCTGGAAGGCCTGCGCCTTCTCGAACGCCGCCCGTAACGGCGTCTTCGCCGCCTACCTGGCGAAGGAAGGCATGACCGGCCCGAACGAGATTTTCGAAGGGCCGAAGGGGCTGATGAAGGTGGTCACCGG includes these proteins:
- the prpD gene encoding 2-methylcitrate dehydratase, with the translated sequence MTTLAHTLADRAKKLRFEDLSPHVVHEVKRRILDSIGCALGAWTSLPAKVTRKVAQDIPISNGAGIWASKHRTTPDLATFTNGALVRYLDFNDTYLSKEPAHPSDNIPPCLAAGQAAGSSPKEIIAAIALAYEVQCRLCDAASLRKHGWDHVYYGALSSALAAAKLYGLSPEQMVHALGIAGVCNFATRQTRTGQLSAWKACAFSNAARNGVFAAYLAKEGMTGPNEIFEGPKGLMKVVTGPFEMKWAAAPDDWMIRRTYIKFWPAEYHSQSAIDAALQLRPQIGDYRNITSILFESFEACVSIIGSEPEKWRPTSRETADHSMGFCVACALIDGDVTRGSFTDAKIRDAEVLGLLDKIRIVETPECNAGYPAGIPNNMIVKLKDGRELRKRVDFPRGHAGNPMTDEEVVSKFRKLAAGVVSEQTASRLVDACMTLDQAKDVAALFEFETAS
- a CDS encoding putative multidrug export ATP-binding/permease protein, translating into METPLPAELEPRQATLADRRRMTPVSRQAARTAFWRMLALTWPHRKPMTWGVVLGLGVALTYATSLGGLLPVLKVIVEKQNLNAWLLERAAHAEQRQAFGAAALKWLAGFFPAGDSAAATMNTLLVLMGVLLAINLVGNVLRCISQYLVLYASHRSMMDLRRQMYRKALRVPMSAVSGDLSATVSQFMSEQREIFMGVTTLFGKVAREPLKAVCVLGVALAMDARLTLIALAIVPPAVGLLWYFGRKVRKATVRLLQGYGLMLGALEETLQGIAVVKGYAREGHERKRMWALERRMLSQQLKLSWIEAISSPLIEVVGVLAAAAGVIWLAQRTFGGEMSTSQFGTMVVLLAAMLDPIRKVANVYNMVQRSGAAATRVFAFLDQPEEHSPPSAAGLPTAAPRPREVRFERVGFRYRPDAPPALQDVSLSVRPGECVAVVGPNGSGKSTLLRILPHLLAPQEGRILIDGIDTRDLSLKALREQIAIVDQRPVIFARSVAENIAYGKTDASLDEIRDAARRAYAADFIEQLPQQYQTIVGEFGATLSGGQRQRLSIARVFLKPASILVFDEATSEIDAESERKIHAALDELRRGKTTFLIAHRHTVMEMAERIAVMDAGRLIDFGTREELLSRCPLFVALYRSPGA
- a CDS encoding hypothetical protein (N utilization substance protein B homolog) — protein: MTGDPRRHEARMLAVQALCVFDSIGDSFWPHLETFLSDAQVQADLGLADALPPEYVVFARFLAEGAQRFRPQADELLGAASAAWSVQRMTPVDRSILRLGVFELINRRDITPAVAINEAIEMAHAFGGPSSAAFINGVLDGVRKRVISAGISEPRP